The Ascaphus truei isolate aAscTru1 chromosome 3, aAscTru1.hap1, whole genome shotgun sequence genome includes a region encoding these proteins:
- the MTIF3 gene encoding translation initiation factor IF-3, mitochondrial, with protein MSGLHLRKIICQAANNGRCYLGRHFGLPTQWFKVTPFLQSNTCASKEPMAIHIKTYCTAEQEDEQGVKPNKKKKEDPNAKKVIGSVGRKIPYRQVHVFNYNGEDLGTMHRADVIRIMDEQGLKLVPVRENADPPVYRLLTGKQIHEEQLKLREKQKLSSNHGMQLGEIGGLMFWYVMWNE; from the coding sequence ATGTCTGGTCTTCACCTAAGGAAAATAATTTGTCAAGCCGCAAATAATGGAAGATGCTATTTGGGAAGACACTTTGGGCTTCCTACTCAGTGGTTTAAAGTAACACCTTTTTTGCAATCAAATACTTGTGCAAGTAAAGAGCCCATGGCAATTCATATAAAAACATATTGCACCGCTGAACAGGAAGATGAGCAGGGTGTGaagccaaacaaaaagaaaaaggaagatcCAAATGCTAAAAAAGTTATTGGAAGTGTTGGCAGAAAAATCCCTTACCGTCAAGTTCATGTTTTTAATTATAATGGAGAAGATTTGGGGACGATGCATAGAGCTGATGTGATCCGTATCATGGATGAGCAAGGTCTTAAATTGGTCCCCGTCAGAGAAAATGCAGACCCTCCAGTGTACAGACTGCTAACTGGCAAACAGATTCATGAAGAGCAGCTCAAGCTCCGAGAGAAACAGAAACTCTCCTCCAACCATGGTATGCAACTTGGTGAAATTGGTGGTTTGATGTTCTGGTATGTAATGTGGAATGAGTAG